A single genomic interval of Parvularcula marina harbors:
- a CDS encoding GNAT family N-acetyltransferase, translating to MPHSLRTQRLLLRPATLRDAKGLARAFNDFDLTRATKTWPYPVTEEHARFRIRHWQKVQGKDEFGFLAFFEGRVVGSLGFSHRSGDVWSLGYGIARECWGQGMMSEAVGAFCAFGFKTLRFGTIEADVFKDNAGSIKVLEKTGFEMIGDIGPGWSTTLQGNFPRWGYRLTRERLN from the coding sequence ATGCCGCATAGCCTCCGTACACAAAGGCTGCTCCTGCGCCCCGCGACGTTGCGGGATGCGAAGGGGCTTGCGCGGGCGTTCAATGATTTCGACCTGACGCGCGCGACCAAGACCTGGCCGTACCCTGTCACCGAAGAACATGCGCGCTTCCGCATCCGCCACTGGCAAAAGGTTCAGGGCAAGGACGAGTTTGGCTTTCTCGCTTTTTTTGAGGGGCGGGTCGTCGGCTCGCTCGGTTTCTCCCATCGGTCGGGGGATGTCTGGTCGCTTGGCTATGGCATCGCGCGCGAATGCTGGGGGCAGGGCATGATGAGCGAAGCGGTCGGCGCGTTCTGCGCCTTCGGGTTCAAGACGCTGCGCTTCGGCACGATCGAAGCGGATGTCTTCAAGGATAATGCGGGCTCGATCAAAGTTCTGGAGAAAACCGGCTTTGAGATGATCGGTGATATCGGTCCGGGCTGGTCAACCACATTGCAGGGCAATTTCCCCCGTTGGGGATACAGGCTCACCCGCGAAAGGCTGAACTGA
- a CDS encoding complex I NDUFA9 subunit family protein produces MPANIVTVFGASGFVGRHVVRELASRGWRVRAAVRRPANANYLRPLGKLGQVDIVQANVRYRPSISAALDGASAVVNLTGILANQGRNKFDAVHAAGARNVAEMATKAGITRIVHISAIGANANSESDYARSKAEGEEAFREYAPNAVILRPSIIFGPQDEFFNRFSSMAQLAPALPLIGGGKTRFQPVYVDDVADAVAIALSDDQYKGKTYELGGPEVMSFKELMQLMLKTIGRKRILAPLPFGMAGLMAQLARPSGWTPFFDAPITPDQVKLLKYDNVVGEAGDADGTIEDFGIRPETMEAILPTYLYRYRKAGQFSPETV; encoded by the coding sequence ATGCCTGCGAATATCGTCACCGTCTTTGGCGCCTCAGGGTTTGTGGGCCGGCATGTGGTGCGGGAGCTGGCAAGCCGGGGCTGGCGCGTCCGCGCCGCGGTACGCCGTCCGGCGAATGCCAATTACCTTCGCCCGCTGGGCAAGCTGGGCCAGGTCGACATCGTGCAGGCCAATGTCCGCTACCGGCCCTCGATCTCAGCTGCCCTTGATGGCGCGAGCGCCGTCGTCAACCTGACCGGCATCCTTGCCAATCAGGGCCGCAACAAATTCGACGCTGTTCACGCCGCCGGCGCCCGTAATGTCGCCGAGATGGCGACCAAGGCCGGAATCACCCGCATCGTGCATATCTCCGCTATCGGCGCGAATGCGAACAGCGAAAGCGATTATGCCCGCTCGAAAGCCGAAGGCGAGGAAGCCTTCCGCGAATATGCGCCAAACGCCGTGATCCTCCGCCCTTCGATCATTTTTGGTCCGCAGGATGAATTCTTCAACCGCTTTTCCTCTATGGCACAGCTTGCGCCAGCCCTGCCGCTGATCGGTGGCGGCAAGACCCGCTTTCAGCCGGTCTATGTCGATGATGTCGCCGATGCGGTCGCCATCGCGCTTTCAGATGATCAGTATAAAGGCAAAACCTATGAGCTTGGCGGCCCGGAAGTCATGAGCTTCAAGGAGCTGATGCAGCTTATGCTGAAGACCATCGGCCGCAAACGGATCCTTGCGCCCCTGCCCTTTGGCATGGCGGGCCTGATGGCCCAGCTCGCGCGGCCCTCTGGCTGGACGCCTTTCTTTGATGCGCCCATCACGCCTGATCAGGTCAAACTGCTGAAATACGACAATGTCGTTGGCGAAGCGGGCGATGCGGACGGCACGATCGAGGATTTCGGTATCCGCCCGGAAACCATGGAAGCGATCCTGCCGACCTATCTCTACCGCTACCGCAAGGCCGGACAGTTCAGCCCGGAAACGGTCTAA
- a CDS encoding FecCD family ABC transporter permease codes for MKPLPYTLLCGGLFICILIATFASLMIGPAAAGLGSLFGKLTGGEADTAILIMREIRLPRMLLAVLIGGSLGLSGAALQGLLRNPLAEPGIIGVSGAASLGAVIALYFGLSAAFALALPLLAIIGALLAALLLHVLAGRQSILTLILAGVALTSLTGALTALALNLSPNPFAAYEIVTWMLGSLTDRSMVHVTLAAPFIVAGWVMLLLAAPALDALTLGEETAQSMGADLRRTRILIISGTALCVGAATAVSGVIGFIGLIVPHLLRPLVGHRPSRLLPVSALGGALLLLLADILVRLITPGTELKLGVVTALIGAPFFLWLVLKTRSSAS; via the coding sequence GTGAAGCCTCTTCCCTATACGCTGCTCTGCGGCGGTCTTTTCATCTGCATTCTGATTGCTACCTTCGCCTCCCTGATGATTGGGCCTGCGGCCGCTGGGCTGGGGAGCCTTTTCGGCAAGCTGACCGGCGGGGAAGCGGACACGGCGATCCTGATCATGCGGGAGATCCGCCTGCCTAGGATGCTGCTTGCGGTCCTGATCGGCGGCTCGCTCGGGCTCTCTGGCGCGGCGCTTCAAGGGCTTTTGCGCAACCCGCTGGCCGAGCCTGGCATTATCGGTGTCTCGGGCGCCGCCAGCCTCGGCGCCGTGATCGCACTCTATTTCGGCCTGTCAGCAGCCTTCGCGCTGGCCCTGCCACTGCTGGCGATCATCGGCGCGCTGCTCGCCGCCTTGCTCCTGCATGTTCTTGCGGGCCGACAATCGATCCTGACACTGATCCTTGCGGGCGTAGCGCTCACCAGCCTGACTGGCGCGCTGACCGCGCTTGCTCTCAATCTCTCCCCCAATCCCTTTGCCGCCTATGAGATCGTCACCTGGATGCTCGGCTCCCTGACGGATCGCAGCATGGTTCATGTGACGCTCGCCGCACCCTTCATTGTCGCCGGGTGGGTCATGCTGCTCCTTGCCGCGCCTGCACTTGATGCCCTCACCCTCGGCGAGGAAACTGCGCAGAGCATGGGCGCGGACTTACGCCGTACCCGTATCCTGATCATTAGCGGCACGGCCCTCTGCGTCGGCGCCGCGACCGCCGTCAGCGGTGTCATCGGCTTTATCGGCCTGATCGTCCCGCACCTTCTCCGCCCGCTCGTCGGGCACCGGCCTTCGCGCCTCCTGCCTGTCAGTGCGCTGGGCGGGGCGCTTCTCCTTTTACTCGCGGACATCCTCGTGCGGCTGATCACACCCGGCACGGAATTGAAGCTCGGCGTTGTGACCGCACTGATCGGCGCGCCTTTCTTCCTCTGGCTGGTCCTTAAGACGAGGAGCAGCGCCTCATGA
- the obgE gene encoding GTPase ObgE: MKFLDRAKIYIQSGGGGNGCLSFRREKYVEFGGPDGGDGGDGGHVFAEAVDNLNTLIDYRYQQHFKAERGHNGSGRNRTGADGADITIPVPTGTVIYEEDEETVIADLDVSGKRVLLAKGGNGGWGNARFKSSTNQAPRKANPGQLPEERTIWLKLKLIADIGLLGLPNAGKSTFLAAVSAAKPKIADYPFTTLHPQLGVVRVGLGRSFTLADIPGLIEGAHEGAGIGDRFLGHVERCAALLHLVDGTQSDVAGAYTTIRHELEMYSEDLAARPEIVALNKIDAIDDEEMAEKQSALEIVAGKVHLLSGVTGQGVQPLLHQLMDLTAKRRGEEISEAAASELPEEDDGWTP, from the coding sequence ATGAAATTTCTTGATCGCGCAAAAATTTATATCCAGTCAGGTGGCGGCGGAAATGGCTGTTTGTCATTCCGGCGGGAGAAATATGTCGAATTTGGCGGTCCCGATGGAGGGGATGGCGGCGATGGCGGGCATGTCTTCGCCGAGGCTGTCGATAACCTCAATACACTGATCGATTACCGCTATCAGCAGCATTTCAAGGCTGAGCGCGGCCATAATGGCTCGGGCCGCAACCGGACCGGCGCGGATGGCGCGGACATCACGATCCCTGTGCCGACCGGCACCGTGATCTATGAGGAAGACGAAGAGACGGTGATTGCCGATCTCGATGTCTCCGGAAAACGTGTGCTGCTCGCCAAGGGCGGTAATGGCGGCTGGGGCAATGCACGCTTCAAATCCTCGACGAACCAGGCGCCCCGCAAAGCCAATCCCGGCCAGTTACCGGAAGAACGCACGATCTGGCTCAAGCTCAAGCTGATTGCCGATATCGGGCTTCTCGGCCTGCCCAATGCAGGCAAGTCGACATTCCTTGCGGCTGTTTCGGCGGCAAAGCCGAAGATCGCCGATTATCCGTTCACGACGCTTCATCCCCAGCTTGGGGTGGTCCGGGTCGGCCTAGGCCGCAGCTTCACGCTGGCAGATATTCCGGGCCTGATCGAAGGCGCGCATGAGGGCGCGGGGATCGGTGACCGTTTCCTTGGCCATGTCGAACGCTGCGCCGCGCTTCTGCACCTCGTCGATGGCACGCAAAGTGATGTTGCAGGCGCCTATACGACGATCCGGCATGAGCTGGAGATGTATTCGGAAGATCTTGCCGCGCGGCCCGAAATCGTTGCGCTCAACAAGATCGATGCCATTGATGATGAGGAAATGGCCGAGAAGCAGTCCGCCCTCGAGATAGTTGCGGGCAAAGTGCACCTTCTTTCCGGCGTCACCGGGCAGGGCGTTCAGCCGCTCCTCCATCAATTGATGGATCTGACGGCCAAACGCCGCGGCGAAGAGATCAGTGAGGCGGCGGCGTCCGAGCTCCCTGAAGAAGATGATGGCTGGACGCCGTAA
- a CDS encoding ABC transporter substrate-binding protein: MSWLAILYIFLAPSVEASPPQRIVSLNLCTDQLLIELADRERIAGVSYWAVDPRMAAYAAEAKGLRTVRGSAEEVIGLEPDLVLAGTFSTRETVSILTRLGYQVVDFTPANSIEDIATNLRTLGAAISEEEKAEEIIARMEARLATPPEAPNDESPLFATYDANGWSTGSGTLTSDIAARAGYRTLGDELGFFGSRRVNLETLLTVQPDVIDLGDARADAPALASEALKHPALGNLLTQAREVKIPGYLTACGTPKTVEAVELLIEAAP; encoded by the coding sequence ATGAGCTGGCTTGCGATCCTCTACATTTTTCTGGCCCCTTCAGTCGAGGCATCCCCGCCGCAGCGCATCGTCTCGCTCAATCTCTGCACCGACCAGCTGCTAATCGAATTGGCGGACCGCGAGCGGATCGCCGGTGTCAGCTATTGGGCGGTCGATCCCAGAATGGCCGCCTATGCGGCAGAGGCCAAAGGCCTGCGCACGGTGCGGGGCAGCGCCGAGGAAGTGATCGGGCTTGAGCCTGACCTTGTCCTCGCCGGGACATTCTCGACGCGCGAGACGGTCTCTATCCTCACCCGGCTCGGCTATCAGGTGGTGGACTTCACCCCGGCCAATTCCATTGAGGATATTGCCACAAACCTTCGGACGCTCGGCGCCGCCATCAGCGAGGAAGAAAAGGCAGAAGAGATCATCGCCCGGATGGAAGCCCGGCTTGCCACACCTCCGGAGGCCCCGAATGATGAGAGCCCCCTTTTTGCAACCTATGACGCGAATGGCTGGAGCACCGGCAGCGGCACGCTGACCTCCGACATTGCGGCGCGCGCAGGATACAGAACATTGGGAGATGAGCTGGGATTTTTCGGCAGCCGCCGGGTCAATCTTGAGACCCTCCTGACCGTGCAGCCCGATGTCATTGATCTGGGAGATGCCCGCGCCGATGCCCCGGCCCTCGCCAGCGAAGCTCTTAAACACCCTGCGCTGGGGAATCTTCTGACGCAAGCAAGGGAAGTGAAGATCCCCGGCTATTTGACCGCCTGCGGCACACCGAAGACGGTCGAAGCGGTCGAGCTTCTGATAGAGGCCGCACCGTGA
- a CDS encoding GNAT family N-acetyltransferase, translated as MPHSIRTERLLIRPVTLRDAKEYWLTHNHPDFARMTGSWAYPFTQGEVCRRIREAMLAGEGEKRWLAFIEGTRLAGTGVLFDWQPGSVEIGYDVSRGCEGRGLASEGARALCQLAFGQYRVGVIRARVSVDNPASARILCKLGFEQIGPAEMGWSAHYGRHTPLYHYRLIRERFRP; from the coding sequence ATGCCGCACAGTATACGAACGGAAAGGTTGCTCATCCGTCCTGTCACCCTGCGGGATGCGAAAGAGTACTGGCTGACCCATAACCATCCCGATTTTGCCCGCATGACAGGCAGTTGGGCCTATCCTTTCACGCAAGGCGAAGTCTGCCGCCGGATTCGCGAGGCGATGCTGGCGGGCGAAGGCGAGAAGCGGTGGCTGGCATTCATCGAAGGCACGCGGCTGGCTGGAACTGGTGTGCTTTTTGACTGGCAGCCGGGCTCGGTCGAGATTGGCTATGATGTCAGCCGGGGATGTGAAGGCCGGGGGCTTGCCAGCGAAGGCGCGCGCGCCCTTTGCCAACTTGCCTTCGGGCAGTATCGCGTCGGGGTGATCCGTGCACGGGTCAGTGTCGATAATCCCGCTTCGGCCCGTATTCTGTGCAAGCTGGGATTTGAGCAGATCGGCCCCGCCGAAATGGGGTGGTCGGCGCATTACGGCAGGCACACGCCGCTCTATCATTACCGCCTCATCCGTGAGAGGTTCCGGCCATGA
- a CDS encoding GNAT family N-acetyltransferase translates to MPHSLRTERLLLRPAILRDAKGLSAALGHEVLTRQTGTLPFPLTEDKMREKLRGMIARQGESEFGFVMMFCSEMIGHLGLGRRSSGDWDVAYAITPAFWGRGLGTEAVQAVCRFGFQVLNLRAIQADVFHDNAASMRILNKCGFRQSSGRAEAHCLTRGMNVPVVNFELVREGFLKDAA, encoded by the coding sequence ATGCCTCACTCATTACGGACCGAAAGGCTGCTCTTGCGCCCCGCGATATTGCGGGACGCGAAGGGATTGTCTGCGGCTTTGGGGCATGAGGTTCTCACTCGGCAAACAGGGACACTCCCCTTCCCGCTGACCGAAGATAAGATGCGCGAAAAACTGCGCGGCATGATCGCTCGGCAAGGCGAGTCTGAATTCGGGTTCGTGATGATGTTCTGTAGTGAGATGATCGGACATTTGGGACTTGGCCGCAGATCATCAGGAGATTGGGACGTCGCTTACGCCATCACCCCGGCATTCTGGGGGCGGGGGCTGGGCACGGAGGCTGTTCAGGCAGTCTGCCGGTTTGGCTTTCAGGTTCTCAATCTTCGTGCCATTCAGGCAGATGTCTTTCACGACAATGCGGCCTCGATGCGTATTCTGAATAAGTGTGGCTTCAGACAGAGCTCGGGACGGGCAGAGGCACACTGCCTGACACGCGGGATGAACGTGCCTGTTGTAAATTTCGAATTGGTTCGGGAAGGTTTCTTGAAAGATGCCGCATAG
- the rplU gene encoding 50S ribosomal protein L21 has translation MYAVVKTGGKQFRVSADDVIKVEKLVGDAGDIVTLEDVLMVGGNGSTEIGAPKVDGASVSAEILEQGRDKKITVFKKRRRQNYRRKKGHRQPMTVLKVREILTGGAKSSAKAAAKPAAKKEAPKAEAKEAPKADIVDDVALIGGVGPKLKEKLETVGITSLAPLAEMSDETKAKLEEIGCAGRAESDEWQEQAKELLAGKPPRAKVDQAAAKKDD, from the coding sequence ATGTACGCAGTCGTGAAGACTGGCGGGAAGCAGTTCCGCGTTTCCGCAGATGATGTCATCAAAGTCGAGAAGCTGGTGGGCGACGCCGGCGATATCGTCACCCTCGAAGACGTGCTGATGGTGGGCGGCAATGGCTCGACCGAAATCGGTGCGCCGAAGGTCGATGGCGCCTCTGTTTCTGCAGAAATCCTCGAGCAGGGCCGCGACAAGAAGATCACCGTCTTCAAAAAGCGCCGCCGCCAGAACTATCGCCGCAAAAAAGGCCATCGCCAGCCGATGACCGTGCTGAAAGTCCGCGAAATCCTGACGGGTGGCGCGAAATCGAGCGCGAAGGCTGCGGCCAAACCGGCTGCGAAAAAAGAGGCCCCCAAGGCCGAAGCCAAAGAAGCCCCGAAGGCCGATATCGTCGATGATGTCGCGCTGATCGGCGGCGTTGGCCCGAAATTGAAAGAAAAACTTGAGACTGTCGGGATTACGTCTCTTGCGCCGCTGGCGGAGATGTCCGACGAGACCAAGGCAAAACTCGAGGAAATCGGCTGCGCAGGCCGCGCTGAATCCGATGAGTGGCAGGAACAGGCTAAAGAATTGCTGGCTGGCAAACCGCCACGGGCGAAAGTTGACCAGGCAGCCGCGAAGAAGGACGACTAA
- a CDS encoding anthranilate synthase component I family protein produces MPTLTFHDAALHGGALFGPGFTGAGWAAGQALTGTLTVPFSEVGPSLFEDIAAFCAEIPEGGAVGGYIGYEAAASLMPELGLPEGPDGLPVVHLVRYGQMRPFEPAPDAAAADVPDLTSLTSPDAQDFVPKVQAVIDEVLRGEIFQANISRRLSATLPASEGLGARFFSRMMARGAAPYAAYLPCPGGAVLSNSPELFLEISDGHIAAEPVKGTAPRSGDPITDKSHADALLASEKDRAENIMIADLLRNDLAKVCRDHSITEPAICALRSLPAVHHLYSRIEGELREGCGSIAALAAAFPCGSVTGAPKHRAMQVISRLEGEGRGPYCGTVLFMPHQGANVFSVAIRTAALAFAGETARLDYRTGGGITALSDPQAEYLETQAKAYGFEAMVR; encoded by the coding sequence ATGCCCACCCTCACTTTTCATGACGCCGCTCTTCATGGCGGGGCGCTGTTCGGCCCCGGCTTTACAGGTGCGGGCTGGGCCGCAGGCCAAGCGCTCACGGGCACGCTGACTGTGCCGTTCAGTGAGGTCGGGCCGAGCCTTTTCGAGGATATCGCTGCATTTTGCGCGGAAATCCCCGAAGGCGGGGCGGTTGGCGGCTATATTGGGTATGAGGCGGCGGCTAGCCTGATGCCGGAGCTGGGACTGCCCGAAGGCCCTGACGGCCTGCCGGTCGTGCATCTTGTCCGCTATGGGCAGATGAGGCCGTTCGAGCCTGCGCCCGATGCGGCGGCAGCGGATGTGCCGGACCTCACTTCACTGACATCGCCTGATGCGCAGGATTTTGTGCCCAAAGTGCAGGCGGTCATCGACGAAGTGCTGCGCGGGGAGATCTTTCAGGCAAATATCTCGAGGCGTTTGTCGGCGACACTTCCGGCATCTGAGGGTCTTGGTGCCCGGTTTTTCTCGCGGATGATGGCGCGGGGGGCGGCGCCCTATGCAGCCTATCTTCCCTGTCCGGGTGGCGCGGTGCTCAGCAATTCGCCCGAGCTGTTCCTTGAAATCAGTGATGGCCATATCGCTGCCGAGCCGGTCAAGGGGACAGCCCCGCGATCTGGCGATCCGATTACGGATAAATCTCATGCGGATGCTCTGCTCGCCAGTGAAAAGGACCGGGCAGAGAATATCATGATCGCGGATCTCTTGCGCAACGACCTAGCCAAGGTCTGCCGCGATCATTCGATCACTGAGCCTGCGATCTGCGCGTTGCGCAGCCTGCCGGCAGTGCATCATCTTTACTCGCGGATCGAGGGAGAGCTGCGTGAGGGATGCGGATCGATTGCGGCGCTGGCGGCGGCTTTCCCTTGCGGCTCTGTGACCGGCGCGCCCAAGCATCGCGCGATGCAGGTCATCTCTCGCCTCGAAGGTGAAGGGCGCGGGCCTTATTGCGGGACGGTGCTTTTCATGCCGCATCAGGGAGCCAATGTTTTCTCTGTCGCAATCCGGACGGCGGCTTTGGCATTTGCGGGAGAGACCGCCCGGCTGGATTATCGCACCGGCGGCGGCATTACGGCGCTTTCCGATCCGCAGGCGGAATATCTGGAAACACAGGCCAAGGCCTACGGTTTTGAGGCGATGGTGCGATGA
- a CDS encoding anthranilate synthase component II: protein MILLIDHFDSFVETLARYARESGAATHVLRVDDLVAADVAVEAPQGIILSPGPGQPSDTPETMALFELLPETPILGVCLGHQALCQAYGGATVPAPHPMHGRASQIHHEGGGLFADIPSPFPAGKYHSLLGTLPEDGPLDALAWDEEGTLMAARHRTQPHFGVQFHPESLLTPAGRIIMRNFLSLTDKETA from the coding sequence ATGATCCTGCTGATCGATCATTTCGACAGTTTCGTGGAGACGCTCGCCCGCTATGCCCGCGAGTCAGGCGCTGCCACCCATGTACTGCGCGTTGATGATCTCGTGGCCGCTGATGTCGCGGTAGAGGCGCCGCAGGGCATCATCCTGTCGCCAGGGCCGGGGCAGCCTTCCGATACGCCTGAAACGATGGCGCTGTTCGAGCTGTTGCCGGAGACGCCGATCCTCGGGGTCTGTCTTGGGCATCAGGCCCTCTGTCAGGCTTATGGCGGGGCGACCGTACCGGCGCCGCACCCGATGCATGGCCGCGCCAGCCAGATCCATCATGAGGGCGGCGGGCTTTTTGCCGATATCCCGAGCCCGTTTCCGGCCGGGAAATACCACTCTTTGCTTGGCACACTGCCCGAAGACGGCCCGCTCGACGCGCTGGCATGGGATGAGGAGGGCACGCTGATGGCGGCCCGGCACCGGACGCAGCCGCATTTTGGTGTGCAGTTTCACCCCGAAAGTCTTCTCACGCCCGCGGGGCGCATTATCATGCGGAACTTTCTGTCCCTGACGGACAAGGAGACTGCATGA
- a CDS encoding alpha-isopropylmalate synthase regulatory domain-containing protein, translated as MPPNDERPDEDPGLEPASMDWRYQLDFFHVHGMDGVSTSLVSLKDRDGMTARAKGEGQTPLHALINALSKITGRRYTLRCAKIYATRNEFGARAQSHIVLVDEQSRGSAGFGWATSEHDAFMIAALRIVNAHEAEQQAEAITDAKGYTDYGWRKSRRAASQLAA; from the coding sequence ATGCCGCCCAATGATGAGAGACCCGACGAAGATCCAGGATTAGAGCCTGCCAGTATGGACTGGCGCTACCAGCTCGACTTCTTCCACGTGCACGGCATGGACGGGGTGTCGACCTCGCTCGTCTCGCTCAAAGACCGGGACGGCATGACCGCCCGCGCCAAGGGCGAAGGCCAGACGCCGCTTCACGCGCTGATCAATGCGCTGAGCAAGATCACCGGGCGCCGCTACACGCTGCGCTGCGCGAAGATCTATGCGACGCGCAATGAATTCGGCGCACGGGCGCAGTCCCATATCGTGCTCGTCGATGAGCAGAGCCGCGGCAGCGCCGGTTTCGGCTGGGCGACCAGCGAGCATGACGCCTTCATGATCGCGGCGCTTCGCATCGTGAATGCGCATGAGGCCGAGCAGCAGGCCGAGGCCATTACCGACGCCAAGGGATATACCGATTACGGATGGAGGAAATCGCGGCGGGCCGCCTCACAGCTCGCTGCGTGA
- the rpmA gene encoding 50S ribosomal protein L27: protein MAHKKAGGSSRNGRDSAGRRLGVKKYGGELVIPGNIIVRQRGTKFFAGDNVGMGKDHTLFAKVEGHVTFRTTKEDRKVVSVAPAEAAE, encoded by the coding sequence ATGGCACATAAAAAAGCAGGCGGCTCGTCACGTAACGGCCGCGACTCCGCGGGTCGGCGCCTTGGCGTCAAGAAATATGGCGGCGAGCTCGTCATTCCCGGCAACATCATCGTGCGTCAGCGCGGCACCAAGTTCTTCGCTGGCGACAATGTCGGCATGGGCAAGGACCACACGCTGTTCGCCAAGGTCGAAGGTCACGTGACCTTCCGCACCACCAAGGAAGACCGCAAAGTCGTTTCGGTCGCCCCGGCTGAGGCTGCGGAGTAA